TTGTTCTTCAACATCTTGAGCGCGGTCGCCTTGTTCTTGTATTGCGAGCGCTCCTGCTGCGACGCGGTCACCAGTCCCGAAGGAATGTGCGTAATGCGGACCGCCGAGCTCGTCTTGTTGACGTGCTGGCCACCGGCGCCGGATGCACGATATACGTCTATGCGGAGATCATCTTCCTTGATCTCGATGTTGATCTCTTCGTTGACGACCGGATACACGAAGATCGACGCAAAGCTCGTGTGCCGGCGTGCATTCGAATCGAATGGCGAGATGCGGACGAGACGGTGCACTCCGGCTTCCGGCTTGAGGAATCCGTACGCATGATCTCCGCTGATCTCCAATACGGCGCCCTTGATTCCCGCCTCCTCTCCCTCGCTTCTGTCGAGCACTTCGACCTTGAACCCGCGACGCTCGGCCCAGCGCGTGTACATGCGCATCAACATCTCGGCCCAATCCTGGGCCTCGGTGCCGCCGGCACCAGCCGCAATCTCGACCTGCGCGTCACGGAAGTCATCCTCACCGCGGAGCAGCGAGCGCAGCTCGAATGCGCCGAGTGCATCGTCGATCGATACCAGCTCGGCGTCGAGATCGGTCAGCATTTCGGCATCGGGCGATTCGCGAAGCATGTCGTCCAGCTCGACCGCACTGCGAACGCGTGCGTCGAGTGCCTCGAAGGGATCGATCCACGTCTTGAGAATCTTGGTTTCCTGCACCACGCCCTGGGCCGCCTCGCGGGCATCCCAGAACTCGGGGTCGGCCGTGCGCGCGTCGAGCGCCGTCAGGCGCTCCTGCTTCCCGGCGATGTCAAAGATACCTCCGCAGTTCCGCGAGGCGTTGCGTGGCGTGCTCGAGCAGGCGCGCCCGTTCGTGATCCAGCATGGTTGATTATTGAGTACGAGAGTTGGAAAACCACTAGGGCTCGTCATCCGATGAAAGCGGCAACCGCCGGCAGCCGTCATTCCCGCTAACGCGGGAATCCATTTGCTGCCGACCAGTTTCCACCCTTATCGCGTCCAGAGAACGATAACATGGATTCCCAAGGCGCGGATGCATCCGCGCCCTACAGCGGGAATGACGACATCGCGCGACGAGGCGTGTCCCTAGAAAAGCTTCTTGCCGCTTGCGAGAACGTCGTTCAGCGCATCCTGAAAGTGCGTGGTCGATCCTGCAAAGTCACGGCCCACCTGATCGACGTATTCCTCGTAGCTCTTCTTGATCTCATCGCGGAACAACGTCTTCAGCGTTCCGTCGCGCAGGCCTTCGGCGTGACGCGCCGGGTGGTAGGCAACGATATCCGAGACGAGAGCGCGCGCGAGACGCTTTGCGCGCAACGCGGGATCACGCGTGAGAAACGGATTGATCGGCCGGCGTTGGCCGCCATCCGACTCGACCGGCGACACGGCCGGCGCAACCGACGGCTTGGGCACTGCCCACGAAGACCCCATCACACTGTCCGCCGTACTCACCGCAGCCGGTGCAGGCTCGGGAGCAGCGGGCGCCGCTTCAGCCGCGACAGGAGGCGGAGGCGCGGGATGCACAGCTTGCTTCGGCGGCTCGGCGGCGATCGACGGGGACTCTTTCGCGGTAGTTGTCGCGGCGCCGGCGGATTCGGGCGCCTGAGGTTCAGTCTCTCTGTGTTCCGGTACCGCGCGCTCGGGCGCGCCCCGTTGCGGTTCAGCGCCTTGCGGTTCAGCGCGTTGCGGTTCGACTCGTTGCGGTGCCGCAACGTGCGGAGCGGGAACGGTGATTACCGCGGAGCAGACGGAGCAGCGTGCGCGAACGCCGGCAGCCGGCACCTTGTTCGGGTCCAGCTCGAACTCGGTCAGGCACGAGGAACACTGTACGACCATTGGCGTCATTGGCGGGCACCGGTTTCAGTCAACTGCGGCGTCTGGATCTCGGAGCGGTCATCTGTTCGCCTGTCGATGGCGTAGACCGATCCGGGAAGCGTCTTCGCGTACGTTTTCATTTCGGTAGCAAGCGCGCTCACACCCACGGAGCTCGTGAATGTGCGCCGTTCGTTCGTAACGACGCCGATCGAAAGCGTCATCAAGGGAACACGATGCAGCTGACCACGTCGATCCTTCCCGAAAAAATAGCCTGCGCGCCGGTCGTTCTCGGAATACTGATACGCAATGAGCGTATCAAATGTCTGGACGATCTCAGTGCACAC
The window above is part of the Gemmatimonadota bacterium genome. Proteins encoded here:
- a CDS encoding zinc-ribbon domain-containing protein: MTPMVVQCSSCLTEFELDPNKVPAAGVRARCSVCSAVITVPAPHVAAPQRVEPQRAEPQGAEPQRGAPERAVPEHRETEPQAPESAGAATTTAKESPSIAAEPPKQAVHPAPPPPVAAEAAPAAPEPAPAAVSTADSVMGSSWAVPKPSVAPAVSPVESDGGQRRPINPFLTRDPALRAKRLARALVSDIVAYHPARHAEGLRDGTLKTLFRDEIKKSYEEYVDQVGRDFAGSTTHFQDALNDVLASGKKLF
- the prfB gene encoding peptide chain release factor 2 (programmed frameshift) encodes the protein MLDHERARLLEHATQRLAELRGIFDIAGKQERLTALDARTADPEFWDAREAAQGVVQETKILKTWIDPFEALDARVRSAVELDDMLRESPDAEMLTDLDAELVSIDDALGAFELRSLLRGEDDFRDAQVEIAAGAGGTEAQDWAEMLMRMYTRWAERRGFKVEVLDRSEGEEAGIKGAVLEISGDHAYGFLKPEAGVHRLVRISPFDSNARRHTSFASIFVYPVVNEEINIEIKEDDLRIDVYRASGAGGQHVNKTSSAVRITHIPSGLVTASQQERSQYKNKATALKMLKNKLYQAEVARREAEKAKVDASKTSVSFGNQTRSYVFQPYTMVNDHRTELKIPDVQKVMDGGIDPFIEAYLKMQAEQGSAES